The Apodemus sylvaticus chromosome 5, mApoSyl1.1, whole genome shotgun sequence genome has a segment encoding these proteins:
- the Serinc3 gene encoding serine incorporator 3: MGAVLGVFSLASWVPCLCSGASCLLCSCCPVSKNSTVTRLIYAFILILGTIVSCIMMTEGIQTQLKKIPGFCEGGFQIKMADTKAEKDCDVLVGFKAVYRINFAVAIFFFAFFLLMLKVKTSKDPRAAVHNGFWFFKIAAIIGIMVGSFYIPGGRFTEVWFGAGMLGATFFIVIQLVLLVDLAHSWNELWVNRMEEGNPRLWYAALLSFTSLFYILSIVFAALLYIFYTKPDGCTENKIFISLNLMFCVAVSIVSILPKVQEHQPRSGLLQSSIITLYTLYLTWSAMTNEPERSCNPSLMSIITHLTSPTVSPANSTTLAPAYTPPPQNGHFMNLDDIWGLIIFVFCLIYSSIRTSSNSQVNKLTLSGSDSVILGDTTNGAGDEEDGQPRRAVDNEKEGVQYSYSFFHLMLCCASLYIMMTITSWYSPDAKFQKVSSKWLAVWIKMGSSWVCLLLYLWTLVAPVVLTGRDFS; this comes from the exons GTTCCATGCCTCTGTAGTGGTGCATCATGTCTGCTGTGCAGTTGCTGTCCAGTCAGTAAGAATTCCACTGTAACTCGGCTCATCTACGCTTTCATTCTCATCCTTGGCACTATTGTGTCTTGCATCATGATGACAGAAGGCATACAAACTCAGCTGAAGAAG ATTCCTGGATTCTGTGAAGGAGGATTTCAAATCAAGATGGCTGatacaaaggcagagaaagattGTGACGTGCTGGTCGGTTTTAAAGCTGTGTATCGGATCAACTTTGCTGTGGCCAtctttttctttgccttcttTTTGCTCATGTTAAAAGTTAAAACAAGTAAAGATCCCAGAGCAGCAGTGCACAATGG gtTTTGGTTCTTCAAAATCGCTGCCATTATTGGTATCATGGTTGGATCTTTCTATATCCCTGGGGGCCGTTTCACTGAAG TCTGGTTTGGTGCTGGAATGTTGGGGGCGACTTTCTTCATTGTGATCCAGCTGGTGCTCTTGGTAGACCTGGCTCACTCTTGGAATGAATTATGGGTAAATCGAATGGAGGAGGGAAACCCAAGGCTCTGGTATGCTG CCTTGCTGTCCTTTACGAGCCTGTTTTACATCCTCTCGATTGTCTTTGCCGCGCTGCTCTACATCTTCTACACTAAACCCGACGGCTGCACAGAAAACAAGATCTTCATCAGCCTGAACTTGATGTTTTGTGTTGCAGTTTCTATTGTATCCATCCTCCCCAAAGTTCAG GAACATCAGCCTCGCTCTGGCCTCCTGCAGTCCTCCATCATCACTCTGTACACCCTTTACCTCACGTGGTCGGCCATGACCAATGAACCTG AGCGGTCCTGCAACCCCTCCCTTATGAGCATCATCACACACTTAACTTCACCAACTGTGTCTCCAGCGAACTCAACTACGCTCGCTCCTGCCTACACTCCACCACCACAGAATGGACACTTTATGAATTTGGATGATATTTGGGGACTGATTATCTTTGTTTTCTGCCTTATATATTCTAG TATCCGTACTTCGAGCAACAGCCAAGTAAACAAGCTGACCCTCTCTGGGAGTGACAGTGTTATCCTTGGTGATACCACCAATGGAGCTGGTGATGAAGAAGATGGACAGCCTCGGCGGGCTGTAGACAACGAGAAGGAGGGGGTGCAGTATAGCTACTCCTTTTTCCACTTGATGCTCTGCTGTGCCTCCTTGTACATCATGATGACCATAACCAGCTGGTACAG CCCTGATGCCAAATTCCAGAAGGTATCCAGCAAGTGGCTGGCTGTGTGGATCAAAATGGGCTCCAGCTGGGTGTGCCTCCTCCTTTATCTCTGGACTCTTGTGGCTCCCGTGGTCCTCACAGGTCGGGACTTCAGCTGA